From a single Okeanomitos corallinicola TIOX110 genomic region:
- a CDS encoding DUF305 domain-containing protein has translation MIPMKHFTLKNSFLSLTLVAIASVSSSFLTACSTTATDTSDKQTMNHGSGSMPHEHSNGMNHDMDLGPADANYDLRFIDAMIPHHQGATVMAKEAQQKSQRPEIKKLAAEIIKAQNQEITQMQQWRAAWYPKAGDKPMAYDAKMGHDMEMSSEQKQAMMMNMDLGAADTEFDLRFINAMIPHHEAAVVMGKDALQKSQRPEIKKLAAEIIKAQDTEIKQMKQWRKAWYNK, from the coding sequence ATGATCCCTATGAAACATTTTACTCTGAAAAACAGCTTTTTGTCATTGACCTTAGTAGCGATCGCCTCCGTTTCTAGCAGCTTCTTAACAGCTTGTTCTACAACTGCTACGGATACTAGCGATAAGCAAACTATGAACCATGGTAGTGGTTCAATGCCTCATGAGCATAGTAATGGTATGAACCACGATATGGATTTAGGCCCAGCCGATGCTAATTATGATTTGCGGTTTATAGATGCCATGATTCCGCACCATCAAGGCGCAACGGTAATGGCAAAAGAAGCACAGCAAAAATCTCAACGCCCTGAAATCAAAAAATTAGCAGCCGAAATTATCAAAGCCCAAAACCAAGAAATTACCCAGATGCAACAGTGGCGTGCAGCTTGGTATCCCAAAGCGGGAGATAAACCAATGGCTTATGATGCCAAAATGGGTCATGACATGGAGATGTCCTCTGAGCAAAAGCAAGCCATGATGATGAACATGGACTTAGGTGCAGCTGATACAGAATTTGACCTGCGCTTTATTAATGCAATGATTCCTCACCATGAAGCGGCTGTAGTTATGGGGAAAGATGCCTTACAAAAGTCTCAACGTCCTGAAATTAAAAAATTAGCAGCCGAAATTATCAAAGCCCAAGACACAGAGATTAAGCAAATGAAACAGTGGCGTAAAGCTTGGTATAACAAGTAG
- a CDS encoding DUF3172 domain-containing protein, producing MRRKSTGRTPTTSKPSAFQSPLFNFTTIAILGGVLILGIGIGIAFSSTATLSPSNVASRDFIDTKAPNPEICVQYGASAMVMDARLFVTLNPFNVYVAQPNIRPGCVLRTNNWAILENKRLITSDQVRECKNRLNTFGFTGDLDSEKPDIRCIYQNESAQNFFLSQPGAVGPTQDTERF from the coding sequence ATGAGACGTAAATCAACAGGTAGAACACCTACTACTTCTAAACCCTCCGCTTTCCAATCTCCTCTATTTAATTTCACCACTATTGCAATTTTGGGAGGGGTGCTAATTTTAGGGATCGGAATTGGTATTGCTTTTAGTTCTACAGCTACTTTGAGTCCATCTAATGTGGCTTCCCGTGATTTTATTGATACTAAAGCACCAAACCCAGAAATTTGTGTCCAGTATGGTGCTAGTGCAATGGTGATGGATGCAAGGTTGTTTGTAACTCTCAACCCTTTTAATGTTTATGTTGCCCAGCCTAATATTCGTCCTGGATGTGTATTGCGTACAAACAACTGGGCTATTTTGGAAAATAAAAGACTTATTACCTCGGATCAGGTGCGAGAGTGTAAAAACCGCCTCAATACTTTTGGCTTTACTGGCGATTTAGATAGTGAGAAGCCAGATATTAGGTGTATATATCAGAATGAATCTGCTCAAAATTTCTTCTTATCTCAACCAGGTGCAGTCGGTCCTACTCAGGATACAGAAAGATTTTAA
- a CDS encoding AMIN domain-containing protein: MSKKLQIRKLLPFNLLQVSVLSLYAVINLNSEFTLAATTVKLNQWQFNPKSQKLEITLSAATKPEYFYLNQPPRLVVDLPNTQLGKVETKKTYPATMQKVRVSQFTSNITRIVIDLEPGTFIDVNQVKLQSLSSQNPTRWVLSSPPPNHNTNLINPPSSDPMMTLPPPSTNLPSNPQPFVIVPPPNSQNTTQLSNLNIIPPNSAENNNMVTLPNYPPNFPNPQNNNNQILEIPIIEFGQPLPIIK, from the coding sequence ATGAGCAAAAAACTTCAAATCAGGAAGCTTTTACCATTTAATTTATTACAAGTCAGCGTATTAAGCTTATATGCAGTAATTAACCTCAACTCTGAATTTACTCTGGCAGCAACTACTGTAAAACTCAATCAATGGCAGTTTAACCCTAAATCTCAAAAATTAGAAATCACCCTTTCCGCAGCCACCAAACCCGAATATTTCTACCTCAATCAACCCCCACGCTTAGTAGTAGACTTACCCAACACCCAATTAGGTAAAGTTGAAACCAAAAAAACCTATCCTGCAACCATGCAAAAAGTGCGTGTTTCCCAATTCACATCCAACATTACCCGCATAGTCATAGACTTAGAACCGGGAACTTTTATTGATGTCAACCAAGTCAAATTACAATCGCTTTCTTCCCAAAACCCCACGCGCTGGGTATTAAGTTCACCTCCTCCAAATCATAATACCAATCTCATCAACCCCCCATCATCTGACCCAATGATGACTCTCCCACCACCATCCACCAATTTACCCTCAAATCCACAGCCTTTCGTCATCGTACCACCACCTAATTCTCAGAACACAACTCAACTATCTAACTTAAATATTATTCCCCCTAATTCTGCTGAGAATAATAATATGGTGACACTTCCTAACTATCCTCCTAATTTTCCCAATCCTCAGAACAACAATAACCAAATCCTTGAAATTCCTATTATTGAATTTGGTCAACCACTACCAATTATCAAATAA
- a CDS encoding cation:proton antiporter — protein sequence MHTVIIVLVEVLIVIGISRLVGLAFRAIKQPLVIGEIVAGIMLGPSFLGLIAPQAAATLFPPEAVPFLNVLSQVGLIFFMFLIGLELNPKYLSGNLPAAILISNISIIVPFSLAGILSLLLYPLVANESVSFTAFALFLGAAMSITAFPVLARIITENNLQGTRLGTLALTCAAVDDVTAWCILAVAIAVARNGSIDQQAILTIFASLVYIALMFTVGRWFLKRLLKHYRRAGKLSQFVLAIIYMAVVASALITEFIGIHLIFGAFLLGAVMPKNAELIREIAVKTEDFVLIFLLPVFFAYSGLRTQIGLLNRPELWLLCGLVLAVAIAGKYFGAYVAARISGINKREASALGWLMNTRGLTELIVLNIGLELGVISPLLFTMLVVMALVTTFMTSPLLEWTYPKRLIKLDVLDVVEPEPEEEINTEVIETVESFASPYRILVPVANPSTQKGLLELAVAIAINYRQPAIINPLSLIELEENYGFESTPAEANRLIIERRQELEELINTLEPFITGSYIHPIVRISSNVARETAQIAQIEQPDLILVGWHRPAFSNNRLGGRVGQILTTAPVDVAVFIDKGSDHLESLLVPYSANIHDDLALILALRLLINRDTCMLQILQVLTANNGQEELSYELQAMIEKLPKSVRDRIEIKTINEPEIMQAVVETSEQVDLTIAGTSRAWGIERQTLGRYTDELAIKCRSSLLITRRYSQVTAHLSSLLLEVNKQEIIHSRE from the coding sequence ATGCACACAGTTATTATCGTTCTGGTGGAAGTGCTAATTGTGATTGGCATATCAAGATTAGTAGGATTAGCATTTCGAGCAATTAAGCAACCATTAGTAATTGGTGAGATTGTTGCTGGCATCATGTTAGGACCATCATTCTTGGGTTTAATTGCTCCCCAGGCAGCAGCTACACTGTTTCCCCCAGAAGCTGTTCCCTTCCTGAATGTTTTATCTCAGGTAGGACTAATATTTTTTATGTTTTTGATTGGTTTGGAGTTAAATCCTAAATATCTGAGCGGTAACTTACCAGCAGCGATTCTAATTTCAAATATCAGCATAATTGTACCTTTTTCTTTAGCAGGAATTTTATCTTTACTGCTTTATCCTTTAGTTGCTAATGAAAGTGTATCTTTTACCGCATTTGCTTTATTTTTAGGTGCAGCAATGTCAATCACGGCATTTCCTGTCTTGGCAAGAATTATCACTGAAAATAACTTACAAGGAACACGTTTAGGGACATTAGCTTTAACCTGCGCTGCCGTTGATGATGTGACAGCATGGTGTATTTTAGCTGTAGCGATCGCAGTAGCTCGGAATGGTAGCATTGATCAACAAGCAATTCTCACTATTTTTGCTAGTCTTGTTTATATTGCCTTAATGTTCACTGTTGGGCGGTGGTTTCTCAAGCGTCTCCTTAAACATTATCGCCGGGCAGGAAAGTTAAGCCAATTTGTTTTAGCCATAATTTATATGGCAGTTGTTGCTTCTGCATTAATTACAGAATTTATCGGTATTCACTTAATTTTTGGAGCATTTTTATTAGGTGCAGTCATGCCCAAAAATGCCGAATTAATTAGAGAAATAGCCGTAAAAACTGAGGATTTTGTTTTAATATTTCTCCTACCTGTATTTTTTGCCTACAGTGGTTTAAGAACACAAATTGGTTTACTTAACCGTCCAGAATTATGGTTACTATGTGGATTAGTTTTAGCAGTCGCAATTGCTGGTAAATATTTTGGTGCTTATGTTGCCGCCCGCATCAGTGGTATTAACAAACGAGAAGCATCAGCCCTGGGTTGGTTAATGAATACTCGCGGTTTAACAGAATTAATTGTTTTAAATATTGGTCTAGAGTTAGGAGTAATTTCACCTTTACTATTTACCATGTTAGTTGTGATGGCTTTGGTGACAACGTTTATGACATCACCATTATTAGAATGGACATATCCAAAACGATTAATCAAATTAGATGTCTTAGATGTAGTTGAACCAGAACCAGAAGAAGAAATAAATACAGAAGTAATAGAAACCGTAGAATCTTTTGCTAGTCCCTATCGAATTTTAGTCCCTGTTGCTAACCCCAGTACACAAAAAGGGTTACTAGAATTAGCTGTAGCTATAGCTATTAACTACCGACAACCGGCAATTATCAATCCTCTCAGCTTAATAGAATTAGAAGAAAACTATGGTTTTGAAAGTACACCAGCAGAAGCAAACCGCCTCATTATCGAACGTCGCCAGGAATTGGAAGAATTGATTAATACTTTAGAACCCTTCATCACTGGTTCTTACATACATCCTATCGTGCGGATTTCCAGTAACGTGGCCAGAGAAACTGCCCAAATTGCCCAAATAGAACAACCAGATTTAATATTAGTAGGATGGCATCGGCCAGCTTTTAGTAATAATCGTTTGGGTGGAAGAGTTGGACAAATTCTCACCACTGCCCCCGTAGATGTAGCCGTGTTTATAGATAAAGGTAGCGATCACCTAGAAAGTCTATTAGTTCCTTACTCCGCCAATATCCATGATGATTTGGCATTGATTTTAGCCTTAAGATTATTGATCAATCGTGATACTTGTATGTTGCAAATTTTGCAAGTCTTAACAGCAAATAATGGCCAAGAAGAATTGAGTTATGAACTCCAAGCCATGATTGAGAAATTACCAAAAAGTGTACGTGATCGCATAGAAATCAAAACTATTAACGAACCAGAAATCATGCAAGCTGTAGTGGAAACTTCCGAACAAGTTGATCTAACCATTGCTGGTACAAGTCGCGCTTGGGGTATTGAAAGACAAACTTTAGGCAGATACACCGACGAACTAGCAATCAAATGTCGTTCTTCTCTACTTATCACCCGTCGTTACAGTCAAGTTACCGCTCATCTGAGTTCTCTACTACTAGAAGTTAACAAACAAGAAATAATTCATAGCAGGGAATAG
- the queC gene encoding 7-cyano-7-deazaguanine synthase QueC: MKAVILLSGGLDSSTVIYQAKADGCECYAISFDYQQRHQRELQSAMLVAKSVGVVQHQIVNFDLRLWGGSALTDNAIALPQARSFDEMSENIPVTYVPARNTIFLSFALGYAETIGAQRVYIGVNALDYSGYPDCRPDYIQAMQEVFRLGTKQGREGQPIKIIAPLIDLKKTEIIQLGNQLGVPWDLTWSCYAGGEKACGVCDSCRLRLAAFSELGREDPVEYMH, translated from the coding sequence ATGAAAGCTGTAATTCTGTTATCTGGAGGATTAGATTCTTCTACTGTTATCTATCAAGCTAAGGCTGATGGTTGTGAATGTTACGCAATTTCTTTTGATTATCAGCAGCGACACCAAAGAGAGTTACAGTCAGCTATGTTAGTGGCTAAATCGGTAGGAGTTGTTCAACATCAAATAGTAAATTTTGATTTACGTTTATGGGGTGGTTCAGCTTTGACAGATAATGCGATTGCACTTCCTCAAGCTCGTTCTTTTGATGAAATGTCTGAAAATATTCCTGTAACTTATGTTCCTGCCCGGAATACTATCTTTTTAAGTTTTGCTTTGGGCTATGCTGAAACTATTGGCGCACAACGGGTATATATTGGTGTTAATGCGTTGGATTACTCTGGTTATCCTGATTGTCGCCCTGATTATATCCAAGCAATGCAGGAAGTTTTCCGTTTGGGAACTAAACAAGGAAGAGAAGGGCAACCTATTAAAATTATTGCACCCTTAATTGATTTGAAAAAAACTGAAATTATCCAATTAGGTAATCAGTTGGGTGTACCTTGGGATTTAACCTGGTCTTGTTATGCTGGTGGGGAAAAAGCTTGTGGTGTTTGTGATTCCTGTCGGTTGCGGTTAGCTGCCTTTAGTGAGCTAGGCAGAGAAGACCCTGTAGAATACATGCACTAA